One genomic segment of Arachis duranensis cultivar V14167 chromosome 4, aradu.V14167.gnm2.J7QH, whole genome shotgun sequence includes these proteins:
- the LOC107483556 gene encoding uncharacterized protein LOC107483556 produces MSSKSPDPQHFSDYGFDPQINYLQVLEEAMKHKRDTSSSSSRSIDSIHFKLQKPISKDHDSRTSRLHKPAKKKRWWRNALFFFKFRWAHYHQNINNVNDVHQARARAFRASMSGPVYLTESRSGSFSPYYRTARRPSSGPLAGTMMPPAKGDVETPYLSLRDLNMEQQQLQQRVSTSAKPIYLVT; encoded by the exons ATGTCTAGCAAGTCCCCAGACCCTCAACATTTCAGTGACTATGGCTTTGACCCTCAAATCAACTATCTCCAA GTTTTGGAGGAAGCCATGAAGCACAAGCGTGACACATCTTCATCTTCGTCAAGATCCATAGACTCCATACACTTCAAGCTTCAAAAGCCCATTTCCAAGGATCATGACTCAAGGACCAGCAGGCTTCACAAGCCCGCCAAGAAGAAGCGCTGGTGGAGAAAtgccctcttcttcttcaagttcaGGTGGGCCCACTACCACCAAAACATCAACAACGTTAATGATGTTCACCAGGCCCGGGCCCGGGCCTTCCGGGCCTCAATGTCAGGCCCGGTGTACTTGACGGAGAGCAGAAGCGGGTCCTTCTCCCCTTACTACCGTACTGCCAGGCGGCCGTCCTCCGGGCCCCTGGCCGGAACCATGATGCCGCCGGCGAAGGGTGACGTGGAAACACCTTACCTGAGCCTGAGGGACCTGAACATGGAGCAGCAACAACTCCAACAGAGGGTGTCCACCTCAGCCAAGCCCATATACTTGGTCacgtaa